The Cydia splendana chromosome Z, ilCydSple1.2, whole genome shotgun sequence genome window below encodes:
- the LOC134804297 gene encoding large ribosomal subunit protein eL8, whose amino-acid sequence MVQKKPKKKVGKKIAAAPLVVKKVEPKKVVNPLFEKRAKNFAIGQDIQPTRDLSRFVRWPKYIRIQRQKAVLQRRLKVPPPINQFTQTLDKTTAKGLFKILEKYRPETQAVRKERLKKAAEAKVAKKDEPLPKRPNTIRSGTNTVTKLVEKKKAQLVVIAHDVDPIELVLFLPALCRKMGVPYCIVKGKSRLGALVHRKTCTCLALTHVEAGDRAAFTKAVEAIRTNFNERYEELRRHWGGGVLGNKSNARIAKLEKAKARELAQKQG is encoded by the exons ATGGTGCAGAAGAAG CCCAAAAAGAAGGTCGGGAAGAAGATCGCGGCCGCTCCGCTGGTCGTTAAGAAGGTTGAGCCCAAGAAGGTAGTTAACCCACTCTTCGAAAAGAGGGCCAAGAACTTCGCTATTG GCCAGGACATCCAGCCCACGCGCGACCTGTCCCGCTTCGTCCGCTGGCCGAAATACATCCGCATCCAGCGGCAAAAGGCGGTGCTGCAGCGCCGGCTCAAGGTGCCGCCGCCAATCAACCAGTTCACTCAGACCTTGGACAAGACCACAG CTAAGGGCCTTTTCAAGATCCTGGAGAAATACAGACCCGAGACGCAGGCCGTCCGGAAAGAGCGCCTAAAGAAGGCTGCTGAGGCCAAG GTCGCCAAGAAAGATGAGCCCCTGCCCAAGAGGCCCAACACCATCCGCTCTGGCACCAACACTGTGACCAAGCTGGTGGAAAAGAAGAAGGCACAGCTAGTGGTCATCGCCCATGATGTCGACCCTATTGAG CTGGTCCTGTTCCTGCCGGCCCTGTGCCGCAAGATGGGCGTGCCCTACTGCATCGTCAAGGGCAAGTCCCGCCTTGGCGCGCTAGTGCACCGCAAGACGTGCACGTGCTTGGCACTCACACAC GTGGAGGCGGGTGACCGCGCGGCCTTCACCAAGGCCGTGGAAGCCATCCGGACGAACTTCAACGAGCGGTACGAGGAGCTGCGCAGGCACTGGGGCGGCGGCGTGCTCGGGAACAAGTCCAACGCGCGCATCGCCAAGCTGGAGAAGGCCAAGGCGCGCGAGCTCGCGCAGAAGCAGGGTTGA